A region of the Paenibacillus rhizovicinus genome:
TCATAGATAAACACCCAATCGATCATGCGAGTATTTAGGAGCGGAATGAACTTTTGGCTCTTGATATCGTCGATGTCATCTTCGGCCACTTCGATCTGCATGGCAAGATAGTTCATGAATCGCTGCGCATTGCTTTCCTTAGACTGTCGAATGAAAGTCCAAAGCGGGAACTCGTCTCCCGTGGTCTCTTGAGTTTTGTCTGAATACCAATACTCGTTCATAAATATGGCGATCGTTCCAGACACATTGATCCGGCAGATGAGCTGCTTCTGCGTGGCATCGACTGTTGTAGCCATCTTTGTCCATTTCCCGGCTTGGTGCAGGCAGATCACTGCATACTTCGCTTCTGTCTCCGTCAGCCGGTTTGCATAATCAAAAGCGATAGTAATCGCTTGGCTGGCCGCTTTGGATTCGATCTCATATTGAAAGGGTGTCGGCCGGTAAGCTTCGTACATCGGGTCATCGACAATGACCGGGTGCTGCTGCCATTCGGCGACAATGTTTTTCTTGAATGTCGCCCCTTTTTCGCTGGTTAGGATTATATCCATATCATCACGTCCTATGCAAGACATTACACACTTATTATATCAGAACCTGAACATAAAGAAAGAGCATTTCCACACGAGGCAGAAATGCTCTTTCTGGTCCGGACGATTACAGAGAGTCGTCGATGGCCGATACAACATAGCTGTATTGGACACCGTTCTCGACCGTGCTATCGTCATGCAGCGTAACGCCAGCGCCGAGCTGCAGAAGGAACTGATGCTCTCCAGCGTCTGTAGCGACCTTACGGTACAGGCGGTAGCCTGCGAGGTTTTCGTTCTTCTTGGGCGCTGCGCCGTCGGTAACAGCATCCCAAGTGAGTCGGATGATTCCGTCGCCGGAAGTTGCAACCAGGTTCACAGGGATCGATGGGATCGTCTTCACAGCCAAGTCGTCGGAAGTTTCGCCTTCGTTTGGAGTCAGCTCATCATCAATTGCGGAAACCGCATAGATGTAAGATGCTCCGTCCAATGCAGTCGTGTCATCGTAAGTCGTAACTTGCGAAGAAGTCGTTGCTGCAACGGTGCCGATGGATGCGAACGAATCGCCTGCAGAATCCTTACGGTAGATGCGGTAGCCAGCCAAGTCGTCAATCGCCGTCTCATCCGAGTTCAAGGTAACTGGATCCCAGTTAAGGGTCACTTTGCCTTGGGCTACGGAATAGATGAGGTTTAAGACTTTGGCAGGCGATAGCGTATCACCGGCTGTAGCCAGGACTGCTGCGGATCTTAGAGATTCCAAGAATGCCATTTGCCCTCACACTCCTTTTTTTTATTTAATCCCAGCAAGGGGGATTAGTAGGAAAATATTACTATATTATCGTAACCCTTT
Encoded here:
- a CDS encoding fibronectin type III domain-containing protein; the encoded protein is MAFLESLRSAAVLATAGDTLSPAKVLNLIYSVAQGKVTLNWDPVTLNSDETAIDDLAGYRIYRKDSAGDSFASIGTVAATTSSQVTTYDDTTALDGASYIYAVSAIDDELTPNEGETSDDLAVKTIPSIPVNLVATSGDGIIRLTWDAVTDGAAPKKNENLAGYRLYRKVATDAGEHQFLLQLGAGVTLHDDSTVENGVQYSYVVSAIDDSL